In Streptomyces qaidamensis, one DNA window encodes the following:
- a CDS encoding DUF2254 domain-containing protein: MSDWMVTQSSSAGRRPRALSPLREHLRDTFWFAPTAAMVSVFVVWVGAQALDTAIVDALQEDRDYETLDELLRFAEDAKAVVSAVGSAMMTFIGVVFSISLVAVQMASGQFTPRVVRLFVRSRITKATFAVFLATFVLTLLVLTSFDSVEDPRAVTSVPLVQSVLTLCMVGLSLLLFVLYVNSTLRLMRISHVIARIASESFRVIASTPVPAVGQETPGLDAVTAWVPHEGRAGVLRDVHVARLVRAARRHGVVLRLIPRIGDFVVPGMPVLAVHGGPVPPRRVLRYAVSVGVERTYHQDLGFGLRQLSDIALRALSPAINDPTTAVQALDRVVQFLAALSRRPLDAALHRDRAGAVRLVQPVPDWTELVDLGFAEVRGCAVDSPQISRRMLAGLDDLLLLAPPERREPLLRHRELLRQAVDLAAPTASDRDFALRPDRQGIG; the protein is encoded by the coding sequence ATGAGTGACTGGATGGTTACGCAGAGCTCCTCGGCGGGGCGTCGCCCACGTGCGCTGTCACCGCTCAGGGAACATCTGCGGGACACGTTCTGGTTCGCCCCGACCGCTGCGATGGTGAGCGTGTTCGTGGTCTGGGTGGGGGCGCAGGCGCTCGACACGGCGATCGTCGACGCGCTCCAGGAGGACCGGGACTACGAGACGCTCGACGAGCTGCTGCGGTTCGCGGAGGACGCGAAGGCCGTGGTGAGCGCGGTCGGCTCGGCGATGATGACCTTCATCGGTGTGGTCTTCAGCATCTCGCTGGTGGCCGTGCAGATGGCGAGCGGGCAGTTCACGCCGCGCGTCGTGCGGCTCTTCGTCCGGAGCCGGATCACCAAGGCGACCTTCGCGGTGTTCCTGGCCACCTTCGTGCTGACCCTGCTGGTCCTGACGAGCTTCGACAGTGTCGAGGACCCCCGGGCCGTCACGTCGGTGCCCTTGGTGCAGTCGGTGCTCACCCTCTGCATGGTCGGGCTGAGCCTGCTGCTCTTCGTGCTGTACGTGAACTCCACGCTGAGGCTGATGCGGATCAGCCATGTGATCGCGCGGATCGCCTCGGAGTCGTTCCGGGTGATCGCCTCGACGCCCGTGCCGGCGGTCGGGCAGGAGACCCCCGGCCTGGACGCCGTGACCGCGTGGGTGCCGCACGAGGGCCGGGCCGGGGTGCTGCGGGACGTGCACGTCGCGCGGCTGGTGCGGGCGGCGCGCAGGCACGGGGTCGTGCTGCGGCTGATCCCGCGGATCGGGGACTTCGTCGTGCCGGGCATGCCCGTGCTGGCGGTCCACGGCGGCCCGGTCCCGCCGCGCCGGGTGCTGCGGTACGCGGTCTCGGTGGGGGTGGAGCGGACCTACCACCAGGATCTCGGTTTCGGGCTGCGGCAGTTGTCCGACATCGCGTTGCGCGCCCTGTCGCCCGCGATCAACGATCCGACGACCGCCGTGCAGGCGCTGGACCGTGTCGTCCAGTTCCTGGCAGCGCTGAGCCGACGGCCGCTGGACGCCGCCCTGCACCGGGACCGGGCCGGTGCGGTGCGACTCGTGCAGCCGGTGCCGGACTGGACCGAGCTGGTGGATCTCGGGTTCGCCGAGGTACGGGGATGCGCCGTCGACAGTCCGCAAATCTCCCGGCGCATGCTGGCCGGTCTCGACGACCTGCTCCTGCTCGCACCACCGGAACGCCGCGAGCCGCTGCTGCGTCATCGCGAACTGCTCCGGCAGGCCGTCGACCTGGCGGCCCCGACCGCGTCGGACCGGGACTTCGCCCTGCGCCCGGACCGGCAGGGCATCGGCTGA
- the sucC gene encoding ADP-forming succinate--CoA ligase subunit beta, producing MDLYEHQARELFEEHGILVPPAEVTGSPKEAREIARRLGGRVVVKAQVKTGGRGKAGGVKLAADPAAAELTARQILGMDIKGHTVGKVMLAQPVDIADEFYVSYVLDRAAGRFLAIASAEGGMEIEEVAATRPEAVARIPVDPAEGVTSARATEIADAAGLPPQAVDVLVRLWQVLVREDALLVEVNPLVRTTQGRILALDGKVTLDDNARFRQARWGADDTGHDDPLEAAAAAKGLNYVKLDGEVGIIGNGAGLVMSTLDVVAGCGARPANFLDIGGGASAQVMADGLSVILSDPAVKSVFVNVFGGITACDAVADGIVQALETVRLTKPLVVRLDGNNAARGRAVLDEHAHPLVQQVTTMDGAAARAAELATTA from the coding sequence ATGGACCTGTACGAACACCAGGCAAGGGAACTCTTCGAGGAACACGGCATCTTGGTGCCGCCGGCCGAGGTGACCGGCTCGCCCAAGGAAGCACGCGAGATCGCACGCCGGCTCGGCGGGCGAGTCGTGGTGAAAGCCCAGGTGAAGACCGGCGGACGCGGCAAGGCCGGTGGCGTGAAACTCGCAGCTGACCCGGCCGCCGCGGAGCTGACAGCACGCCAGATCCTCGGCATGGACATCAAGGGCCACACGGTCGGCAAGGTCATGCTGGCCCAACCCGTGGACATAGCGGACGAGTTCTACGTGTCCTACGTACTCGACCGCGCGGCGGGCCGCTTCCTCGCGATCGCCTCGGCCGAGGGCGGCATGGAGATCGAGGAGGTCGCCGCCACGAGGCCGGAGGCGGTCGCCCGCATCCCCGTCGACCCGGCCGAGGGCGTGACCTCGGCCAGGGCCACCGAGATCGCCGACGCGGCCGGGCTGCCGCCCCAGGCCGTCGACGTCCTCGTCCGCCTGTGGCAGGTCCTGGTCCGCGAGGACGCCCTCCTCGTCGAGGTCAACCCTCTCGTCCGCACGACGCAGGGCCGGATCCTCGCGCTCGACGGCAAGGTCACCCTCGACGACAACGCGCGCTTCCGGCAGGCACGCTGGGGCGCGGACGACACCGGGCACGACGACCCGCTGGAGGCGGCCGCCGCCGCGAAGGGCCTCAACTACGTCAAGCTGGACGGCGAGGTCGGCATCATCGGCAACGGCGCCGGCCTCGTCATGTCGACCCTCGACGTGGTCGCCGGGTGTGGCGCGCGGCCGGCCAACTTCCTCGACATCGGCGGTGGGGCGAGCGCCCAGGTGATGGCGGACGGGCTGTCGGTCATCCTCTCCGACCCGGCCGTGAAATCCGTCTTCGTCAACGTCTTCGGCGGGATCACCGCCTGCGACGCGGTCGCCGACGGCATCGTGCAGGCCCTGGAAACCGTCCGGCTGACCAAGCCGCTCGTCGTCCGCCTGGACGGCAACAACGCGGCCCGGGGCCGGGCCGTTCTCGACGAGCACGCGCATCCGCTGGTCCAGCAGGTCACCACCATGGACGGCGCCGCCGCCCGTGCCGCCGAACTCGCCACCACGGCCTGA
- the sucD gene encoding succinate--CoA ligase subunit alpha, with protein sequence MAIYLTKESKVLVQGMTGGEGMKHTRRMLAAGTNVVGGVNPRKAGRTVDFDDRAVPVFGSVADGMRATGADVTVVFVPPAFAKAAVVEAADAGIGLAVVITEGIPVHDSVAFTAYAKDKGTRIVGPNCPGLITPGQSNAGIIPADITKPGRIGLVSKSGTLTYQLMYELRDIGFSTCVGIGGDPVVGTTHIDCLAAFQDDPDTELIVLIGEIGGDAEERAAAYIREHVTKPVVGYIAGFTAPEGKTMGHAGAIVSGSSGTAAAKKEALEAVGVSVGSTPTETAKLVLARLEGR encoded by the coding sequence ATGGCCATCTACCTCACCAAGGAGAGCAAGGTCCTCGTCCAGGGCATGACCGGCGGCGAGGGCATGAAGCACACGCGGCGGATGCTCGCCGCCGGCACGAACGTCGTCGGCGGGGTGAACCCGCGCAAGGCGGGCCGCACCGTCGACTTCGACGACCGGGCCGTGCCCGTCTTCGGCTCGGTCGCCGACGGCATGCGTGCGACGGGAGCGGACGTCACCGTGGTCTTCGTGCCGCCCGCCTTCGCCAAGGCGGCCGTCGTCGAGGCCGCCGACGCCGGCATCGGCCTCGCAGTCGTCATCACCGAGGGCATCCCCGTCCACGACTCCGTCGCCTTCACCGCCTACGCGAAGGACAAGGGCACCCGCATCGTCGGCCCCAACTGCCCGGGCCTCATCACACCCGGCCAGTCCAACGCGGGCATCATCCCGGCCGACATCACCAAGCCGGGCCGTATCGGACTGGTCTCCAAGTCGGGCACTCTGACGTACCAGCTCATGTACGAGCTGCGGGACATCGGCTTCTCCACCTGCGTCGGCATCGGCGGCGACCCCGTCGTCGGCACCACGCACATCGACTGTCTCGCCGCCTTCCAGGACGACCCCGACACCGAACTGATCGTCCTCATCGGGGAGATCGGCGGCGACGCGGAGGAACGGGCGGCGGCGTACATCCGTGAGCACGTCACCAAGCCGGTCGTCGGCTACATCGCCGGTTTCACCGCACCCGAGGGCAAGACCATGGGGCACGCGGGCGCGATCGTGTCCGGTTCCTCCGGCACGGCCGCCGCGAAGAAGGAGGCCCTGGAGGCGGTGGGGGTGAGCGTGGGCAGCACACCGACCGAGACGGCGAAGCTGGTGCTCGCGCGGCTCGAAGGTCGCTAG
- a CDS encoding acetate--CoA ligase family protein, whose protein sequence is MAEDRVLRVRSLLQSVRAEGRTALTAPEGKVIADAYGIAVPGEELATDVDEAVAFAARFGGPVVMKIVSPDILHKTDAGGVIVGVEGATDVRAAFHTIIDNARAYDADARISGVQVQELLPKGQEVIVGAVTDPTFGKVVAFGLGGVLVEVLKDVTFRLAPVTADEALSMLDSIRSAEILRGVRGQAAVDRWAVAEQIRRVSQLVADFPEIAEVDLNPVIATAEGAVAADIRVILAESQPAPRRKYSRDEILASMSRLMQPGSVAVIGASNEQGKIGNSVMRNLIDGGFAGEIHPVNPKADDILGRKAYKSVTDVPGEVDVAVFAIPAKFVASALEEVGRKKIPNAVLIPSGFAETGEHELQAEIVAIAERHGVRLLGPNIYGYYSTWQDLCATFCTPYDVKGGVALTSQSGGIGMAILGFARTTKTGVSAIVGLGNKSDLDEDDLLTWFGEDPHTDCIAMHLEDLKDGRAFVEAARATVPKKPVVVLKAGRTAAGAKAAGSHTGALAGDDAVYDDILRQAGVIRAPGLNEMLEYARALPVLPAPQGDNVVIITGAGGSGVLLSDAVTDNGLSLMEIPPDLDEAFRKFIPPFGAAGNPVDITGGEPPSTYEATIRLGLEDPRIHALVLGYWHTIVTPPMVFAELTARVVAEFRERGIEKPVVASLAGDVEVEEACQYLFERGVVAYPYTTEKPVAVLGAKYRWAREAGRLGGGT, encoded by the coding sequence ATGGCGGAAGACCGGGTCCTGCGGGTGCGGTCCCTCCTGCAGTCCGTGCGGGCCGAGGGACGGACCGCGCTGACCGCGCCCGAGGGCAAGGTGATCGCCGACGCGTACGGGATCGCCGTGCCGGGCGAGGAACTGGCGACGGACGTCGACGAGGCCGTGGCGTTCGCGGCACGCTTCGGCGGGCCCGTCGTGATGAAGATCGTCTCGCCGGACATCCTGCACAAGACCGACGCCGGCGGGGTGATCGTCGGGGTCGAGGGCGCGACCGACGTACGGGCCGCCTTCCACACCATCATCGACAACGCACGCGCCTACGACGCCGATGCCCGCATCTCGGGCGTGCAGGTGCAGGAGCTGCTGCCGAAGGGGCAGGAGGTCATCGTCGGCGCGGTCACGGACCCGACGTTCGGGAAGGTGGTCGCCTTCGGGCTCGGCGGGGTGCTCGTCGAGGTCCTGAAGGACGTCACCTTCCGGCTCGCGCCGGTGACCGCCGACGAGGCGCTGTCGATGCTGGACTCGATCCGGTCGGCGGAGATCCTGCGCGGGGTGCGCGGCCAGGCGGCCGTGGACCGGTGGGCCGTCGCCGAGCAGATCCGCCGGGTCTCGCAACTCGTCGCGGACTTCCCAGAGATCGCCGAGGTGGACCTCAACCCGGTGATCGCGACGGCGGAGGGTGCCGTCGCGGCCGACATCCGGGTGATCCTCGCCGAGTCGCAGCCCGCGCCGCGCCGAAAGTACTCGCGCGACGAGATCCTCGCGTCGATGAGCCGACTGATGCAGCCGGGCTCGGTCGCCGTGATCGGCGCCTCCAACGAGCAGGGCAAGATCGGCAATTCGGTGATGCGCAACCTCATCGACGGAGGGTTCGCCGGGGAGATCCATCCGGTGAATCCCAAGGCCGATGACATTCTGGGCCGCAAGGCGTACAAGAGTGTCACGGACGTTCCCGGTGAGGTGGATGTGGCGGTCTTCGCGATTCCCGCCAAGTTCGTGGCCTCGGCCCTGGAGGAGGTGGGACGCAAGAAGATCCCGAACGCCGTGCTCATCCCCTCCGGGTTCGCGGAGACCGGCGAGCACGAACTCCAGGCGGAGATCGTGGCGATCGCCGAGCGGCACGGCGTACGGCTGCTGGGGCCGAACATCTACGGCTACTACTCCACCTGGCAGGACCTGTGCGCCACGTTCTGCACGCCGTACGACGTCAAGGGCGGGGTGGCGCTGACCTCGCAGTCGGGCGGCATCGGCATGGCCATCCTGGGCTTCGCCCGCACCACCAAGACGGGGGTGTCGGCGATCGTCGGGCTCGGCAACAAGTCGGACCTGGACGAGGACGACCTGCTGACCTGGTTCGGCGAGGACCCGCACACCGACTGCATCGCGATGCATCTGGAGGACCTCAAGGACGGCCGCGCCTTCGTGGAGGCCGCCCGGGCGACCGTGCCGAAGAAGCCGGTGGTCGTGCTGAAGGCCGGGCGGACGGCGGCGGGGGCCAAGGCGGCCGGTTCGCACACCGGGGCCCTGGCCGGCGACGACGCCGTGTACGACGACATCCTGCGGCAGGCCGGGGTGATCCGGGCGCCGGGGCTGAACGAGATGCTGGAGTACGCGCGCGCGTTGCCGGTGCTGCCCGCTCCCCAGGGCGACAACGTCGTGATCATCACGGGCGCCGGCGGCAGCGGTGTGCTGCTCTCCGACGCGGTGACCGACAACGGGCTGTCCCTGATGGAGATCCCGCCTGACCTGGACGAGGCGTTCCGGAAGTTCATCCCGCCCTTCGGGGCCGCGGGCAACCCGGTGGACATCACCGGGGGCGAGCCGCCGTCGACGTACGAGGCGACGATCCGGTTGGGTCTGGAGGACCCGCGCATCCACGCGCTCGTCCTCGGCTACTGGCACACCATCGTCACTCCTCCCATGGTCTTCGCGGAGCTCACCGCGCGCGTGGTGGCCGAGTTCCGGGAGCGCGGGATCGAGAAGCCCGTGGTGGCGTCGCTCGCGGGGGACGTGGAGGTCGAGGAGGCCTGCCAGTACCTCTTCGAGCGCGGGGTCGTGGCGTATCCGTACACGACCGAGAAGCCGGTGGCCGTGCTCGGCGCGAAGTACCGCTGGGCGCGGGAGGCGGGGCGGCTGGGGGGCGGTACATGA
- a CDS encoding thiamine pyrophosphate-binding protein yields MPDDTQDLISGGHLVAKALKAEGVDRIYTLCGGHIIDIYDGCVDEGIEVVDVRHEQVAAHAADGYARITGKPGCAVVTAGPGTTDAVTGVANAFRAESPMLLIGGQGALTQHKMGSLQDLPHVDMMNPITKFAATVPDTARAADMVSMAFRECFHGAPGPSFLEIPRDVLDAKVPAAKARVPQDGAYRASTRSAGDPEAIEKLADLLVHAEKPAILLGSQVWTTRGTESAIELVRTLNIPAYMNGAGRGTLPPGDPHHFQLSRRYAFSNADVIVIVGTPFDFRMGYGKRLSPDATVVQIDLDYRTVGKNRDIDLGIVGDAGLVLKSVTEAASGRINGGASQRKEWLDELRAAEQTALEKRQPNLKSDASPIHPYRLVSEINDFLTEDSIYIGDGGDIVTFSGQVVQPKSPGHWMDPGPLGTLGVGVPFVLAAKQARPDKEVVALFGDGAFSLTGWDFETLVRYNLPFVGIVGNNSSMNQIRYGQAAKYGKDRDRVGNTLGDVHYDKFAQMLGGYGEEVRDPADIGPALRRARESGKPSLINVWVDPDAYAPGTMNQTMYK; encoded by the coding sequence ATGCCCGACGACACCCAGGACTTGATTTCCGGTGGTCATCTCGTAGCCAAGGCGCTGAAGGCCGAGGGAGTCGACCGCATCTACACGCTCTGCGGCGGCCACATCATCGACATCTACGACGGTTGCGTCGACGAGGGCATCGAGGTCGTCGACGTACGCCACGAGCAGGTCGCCGCCCACGCCGCCGACGGTTACGCGCGCATCACCGGCAAGCCCGGTTGCGCGGTGGTCACCGCGGGGCCGGGAACGACCGACGCCGTCACCGGTGTCGCCAACGCCTTCCGCGCAGAGTCACCGATGCTGCTGATCGGCGGCCAGGGAGCCCTCACACAGCACAAGATGGGGTCCCTCCAGGACCTGCCGCACGTCGACATGATGAACCCCATCACCAAGTTCGCGGCGACCGTGCCCGACACGGCCCGTGCCGCGGACATGGTGTCCATGGCGTTCCGCGAGTGCTTCCACGGCGCGCCCGGCCCCTCCTTCCTGGAGATCCCGCGCGACGTGCTGGACGCCAAGGTCCCCGCCGCCAAGGCGCGCGTGCCGCAGGACGGCGCCTACCGCGCCTCGACCCGCTCGGCCGGCGACCCCGAGGCGATCGAGAAGCTCGCCGACCTGCTGGTGCACGCCGAGAAGCCGGCCATCCTGCTCGGCAGCCAGGTGTGGACCACCCGGGGCACCGAGTCGGCCATCGAACTCGTCAGGACCCTCAACATCCCCGCCTACATGAACGGCGCGGGACGCGGCACCCTCCCGCCCGGCGACCCACACCACTTCCAGCTCTCGCGCCGGTACGCCTTCTCCAACGCCGACGTCATCGTCATCGTCGGTACGCCCTTCGACTTCCGCATGGGCTACGGCAAGCGGCTGTCGCCGGACGCGACCGTCGTGCAGATCGACCTCGACTACCGCACCGTCGGCAAGAACCGCGACATCGACCTCGGCATCGTGGGCGACGCCGGGCTGGTCCTGAAGTCCGTGACCGAGGCGGCCTCCGGGCGCATCAACGGCGGCGCCTCCCAGCGCAAGGAGTGGCTGGACGAGCTGCGGGCCGCCGAGCAGACCGCCCTGGAGAAGCGGCAGCCGAATCTGAAGTCCGACGCCTCACCCATCCACCCCTACCGCCTGGTCAGCGAGATCAACGACTTCCTCACCGAGGACTCCATCTACATCGGCGACGGCGGCGACATCGTCACCTTCTCCGGGCAGGTCGTCCAGCCCAAGTCGCCCGGGCACTGGATGGACCCGGGGCCCCTCGGCACGCTCGGCGTCGGCGTCCCCTTCGTGCTCGCGGCCAAGCAGGCGCGGCCCGACAAGGAGGTCGTCGCGCTCTTCGGCGACGGCGCCTTCTCCCTGACCGGCTGGGACTTCGAGACGCTCGTCCGCTACAACCTCCCGTTCGTCGGCATCGTCGGCAACAACTCCTCCATGAACCAGATCCGCTACGGCCAGGCCGCCAAGTACGGCAAGGACCGCGACCGGGTCGGCAACACCCTCGGCGACGTCCACTACGACAAGTTCGCCCAGATGCTGGGCGGTTACGGCGAGGAGGTCCGCGACCCCGCCGACATCGGCCCGGCCCTGCGGCGCGCCCGCGAGTCCGGCAAGCCGTCGCTGATCAACGTCTGGGTCGACCCCGACGCGTACGCCCCCGGAACCATGAACCAGACCATGTACAAGTGA
- the frc gene encoding formyl-CoA transferase: protein MTATSTKALEGVRVLDMTHVQSGPSATQLLAWLGADVVKLEAPTGDITRKQLRDLPDVDSLYFTMLNCNKRSITLNTKTERGKEILTELIRRSDVMVENFGPGAVDRMGFTWDRIQEINPRIVYASIKGFGEGPYTNFKAYEVVAQAMGGSMSTTGFEDGPPLATGAQIGDSGTGVHAVAGILAALYQRERTGRGQRVNVAMQHAVLNLCRVKLRDQQRLAHGPLAEYPNDDFGDEVPRSGNASGGGQPGWAVKCAPGGPNDYVYVIVQPVGWQPISELIGRPELADDPEWATPEARLPKLGKMFQLIEEWSSTLPKWEVLERLNARNIPCGPILSTREIIEDRSLAANDMVVTVPHPERGDFVTVGSPLKLSDSPVEVTSSPLLGEHNEEVYVGELGLGDEEVRLLKSNGVI, encoded by the coding sequence ATGACAGCTACCTCCACCAAGGCCCTCGAAGGCGTCCGTGTCCTGGACATGACCCACGTCCAGTCCGGGCCGTCGGCGACCCAGCTGCTCGCCTGGCTCGGCGCGGACGTCGTCAAGCTGGAGGCTCCGACCGGCGACATCACGCGCAAGCAGCTGCGTGACCTCCCGGACGTCGACTCCCTCTACTTCACGATGCTCAACTGCAACAAGCGGAGCATCACCCTCAACACCAAGACCGAGCGCGGCAAGGAGATCCTCACCGAGCTGATCCGGCGCTCCGACGTCATGGTCGAGAACTTCGGCCCGGGCGCGGTGGACCGGATGGGCTTCACCTGGGATCGCATCCAGGAGATCAATCCACGAATCGTCTACGCCTCCATCAAGGGGTTCGGCGAGGGCCCGTACACCAACTTCAAGGCGTACGAGGTCGTCGCGCAGGCCATGGGCGGGTCGATGTCGACCACCGGTTTCGAGGACGGACCGCCGCTGGCGACGGGGGCCCAGATCGGGGACTCGGGGACGGGTGTGCACGCCGTGGCGGGCATCCTCGCCGCGCTCTATCAACGGGAGCGCACCGGGCGCGGGCAGCGGGTCAACGTGGCCATGCAGCACGCCGTACTGAACCTGTGCCGGGTGAAGCTGCGGGACCAGCAGCGCCTGGCACACGGGCCGCTCGCTGAATATCCCAACGACGACTTCGGCGACGAGGTTCCCAGGTCCGGAAACGCGTCCGGCGGCGGCCAGCCGGGCTGGGCGGTCAAGTGCGCGCCGGGCGGCCCGAACGACTACGTGTATGTCATCGTGCAGCCCGTCGGCTGGCAGCCGATCAGCGAGCTCATCGGCCGGCCCGAGCTGGCCGACGACCCCGAGTGGGCGACACCCGAGGCGCGGCTGCCCAAGCTCGGCAAGATGTTCCAGCTGATCGAGGAGTGGTCCTCGACGCTGCCCAAGTGGGAGGTGCTGGAGCGGCTCAACGCGCGCAACATCCCGTGCGGGCCGATCCTGTCCACCCGGGAGATCATCGAGGACCGTTCGCTCGCCGCCAACGACATGGTCGTCACCGTCCCCCACCCCGAGCGCGGCGACTTCGTGACCGTCGGCAGCCCGCTCAAACTGTCCGACTCCCCCGTCGAGGTGACCAGCTCCCCCTTGCTCGGCGAGCACAACGAAGAGGTCTACGTCGGCGAACTCGGCCTCGGCGACGAGGAAGTGCGCCTGCTCAAGTCGAACGGAGTGATCTGA
- a CDS encoding aldehyde dehydrogenase family protein: MAPTLTLKTGTSWPDAWRRCLAVAPEAFRDDRALNLWNGAWQDDGRVLPAVSPVDGSPVAGPPRLDGTTAHRAVCAALDQHRAWRHLPLEERRARVAATLDALAEHRGLLALLLVWEIGKPWRLAQADVDRAIDGVRWYVDGIEPMLAGRAPLDGPVSNIASWNYPMSVLVHAVLVQALAGNAVIAKTPTDGGVACLTLACALAAREGIPVTLVSGSGGELSQALVRAPEIGCVSFVGGRDTGADVATAVADLGKRHVLEQEGLNTWGIWNYSDWDTLTAVIPKLFDYGKQRCTAYPRFVVQRHLFDAFLAAYLPAVRTLRVGHPLAVEHPHDPHPELDFGPVINVAKAKELQDQVAEAIERGAVPLHRATPDDARFLPGQDTSAYVQPVTLLNPPSSSPLHHAEPFGPVDTIVLVDTEAELLAAMNASNGALVATLSTDDRATYDRLAPHIRAFKVGHGRPRSRGDRDELFGGLGASWRGAFVGGDLLVRAVTRGPEGERLPGNFPEYQLLP; the protein is encoded by the coding sequence ATGGCACCCACCCTCACCCTCAAGACCGGCACGTCCTGGCCCGACGCGTGGCGGCGTTGTCTCGCCGTCGCCCCCGAGGCCTTCCGCGACGACCGGGCGCTCAACCTCTGGAACGGCGCCTGGCAGGACGACGGCCGGGTCCTGCCCGCCGTCAGCCCCGTCGACGGCAGCCCGGTCGCCGGCCCGCCACGCCTGGACGGAACCACCGCCCACCGGGCCGTCTGCGCCGCACTCGACCAGCACCGCGCCTGGCGGCACCTCCCCCTGGAGGAGCGCCGGGCCCGGGTCGCGGCCACCCTCGACGCCCTCGCCGAACACCGCGGTCTGCTCGCGCTGCTGCTCGTCTGGGAGATCGGCAAGCCCTGGCGGCTCGCCCAGGCGGACGTCGACCGGGCCATCGACGGAGTCCGCTGGTACGTCGACGGCATCGAACCGATGCTCGCCGGGCGCGCCCCGCTGGACGGCCCGGTGTCCAACATCGCCAGTTGGAACTACCCGATGAGCGTGCTCGTTCACGCAGTGCTGGTCCAGGCACTGGCAGGTAACGCGGTCATCGCCAAGACCCCGACCGACGGCGGTGTCGCCTGTCTGACCCTGGCCTGTGCCCTCGCCGCCCGCGAGGGGATCCCCGTGACCCTCGTCAGCGGCAGCGGAGGCGAGCTGTCGCAGGCGCTGGTGCGGGCGCCCGAGATCGGCTGCGTCTCCTTCGTCGGCGGCCGTGACACCGGCGCCGACGTTGCCACGGCCGTCGCCGACCTCGGCAAACGACACGTCCTCGAACAGGAAGGACTCAACACCTGGGGCATCTGGAACTACTCGGACTGGGACACGCTCACCGCGGTGATTCCCAAGCTCTTCGACTACGGCAAGCAGCGCTGCACGGCGTACCCGCGCTTCGTCGTCCAGCGGCACCTGTTCGACGCGTTCCTGGCGGCGTACCTCCCGGCGGTGCGTACGCTCAGGGTCGGGCATCCGCTCGCCGTGGAGCACCCGCACGACCCTCACCCGGAGCTGGACTTCGGGCCGGTGATCAACGTGGCCAAGGCGAAGGAACTGCAGGACCAGGTCGCCGAGGCGATCGAGCGCGGCGCCGTACCGCTGCACCGCGCCACGCCCGACGACGCCCGCTTCCTGCCCGGCCAGGACACCTCCGCCTACGTCCAGCCTGTCACGCTCCTCAACCCGCCCTCGTCCTCTCCGCTGCACCACGCGGAGCCGTTCGGCCCGGTCGACACGATCGTCCTGGTCGACACGGAGGCGGAGCTGCTGGCCGCGATGAACGCCTCCAACGGTGCACTGGTCGCCACGCTGTCCACGGACGACCGGGCGACGTACGACCGGCTCGCCCCGCACATCCGCGCGTTCAAGGTCGGCCACGGCAGGCCCCGCTCCCGGGGCGACCGCGACGAACTGTTCGGCGGGCTCGGAGCTTCGTGGCGCGGCGCGTTCGTCGGCGGTGACCTGCTGGTGCGCGCCGTGACGCGGGGTCCTGAGGGGGAGCGGCTGCCGGGGAACTTCCCGGAGTACCAGTTGCTGCCCTGA